The proteins below are encoded in one region of Fervidicoccaceae archaeon:
- a CDS encoding ATP-dependent DNA ligase gives MDFKLIAETLDMLEKTSSRIASTNILVELFRKTPAPLIDKVVYFLQGKLWPEWRGLPELGLGEKLIIKAISLALNIKEQQVVEFYKREGDLGKVTEQLMRMKPSTTARGLAAFIESAARAKLDVARVYDILARIALAQGEGSRDLKLRLLAGLLKDSEPIEARFIVRFVEGRHRVGVGDMTIIDALALAYAGGSDPAIIERAYNLRADLGAVAKLLVERGIEALLAVTPQVGVPVKPMLAERHKDPKEMLSKVGGRAFVELKYDGERAQIHKSSDGSVILFSRRMENITGMFPDVVEAVREALVCKEAIVEGEIVAVDPETGDMRPFQQLMTRKRKHDVQRAMKEVPVKLFLFDAIYCDGQDLTTRPLPERREILESIVRESESVKLSEYIVVENAEELERFFMKAVESGAEGVMVKAVHAKSVYQAGSRGWLWIKYKRDYRSEMIDTVDLVVVGAFYGRGKRAGKLSTLLMAAYDAEEDVYKTVCKVGTGFTDEDLARMESVLGPYIVREKPPRVVSDLVPDVWVEPVLVAEIIGAELTLSPTHTCGRDRVGEGTGISIRFPRFLRWRDDKRAEDATTCRELVEMYRSQLRKVEEEPITAAEASTLERPE, from the coding sequence TTGGACTTCAAGCTCATAGCAGAGACCCTCGATATGTTAGAGAAGACCTCGTCGAGGATAGCCTCTACAAACATCCTCGTCGAGCTCTTCAGGAAAACGCCCGCTCCTCTCATCGATAAAGTCGTGTACTTCCTACAAGGTAAGCTGTGGCCCGAGTGGAGAGGGCTCCCGGAGCTCGGCCTCGGCGAGAAGCTTATAATTAAGGCGATATCGCTCGCGCTGAACATCAAGGAGCAACAGGTTGTGGAGTTCTATAAGCGAGAGGGCGATCTCGGTAAAGTGACGGAGCAGCTCATGCGAATGAAGCCCTCGACCACGGCTAGGGGCTTAGCGGCATTTATCGAGTCGGCGGCTAGAGCGAAGCTCGACGTCGCCAGGGTCTACGATATTCTGGCGAGGATCGCCCTAGCTCAGGGGGAGGGAAGCAGGGATCTTAAGCTGAGGTTGTTAGCTGGGCTCCTAAAGGATTCGGAACCCATCGAGGCTAGATTCATCGTTAGATTCGTTGAAGGGCGACATAGGGTGGGAGTTGGCGATATGACGATAATCGACGCTCTGGCTCTCGCTTACGCCGGGGGCTCTGATCCGGCGATCATTGAGAGAGCTTATAATCTGAGGGCCGACTTGGGGGCCGTGGCCAAGTTGCTTGTAGAGCGGGGGATCGAGGCTCTACTAGCTGTAACGCCACAGGTGGGCGTGCCTGTAAAGCCGATGCTCGCCGAGAGGCACAAAGATCCTAAAGAAATGTTGAGTAAGGTAGGCGGTAGAGCCTTCGTCGAGCTCAAATACGATGGCGAGAGAGCGCAGATACACAAAAGCAGCGACGGGTCTGTAATCTTATTCTCGCGAAGGATGGAGAACATAACGGGCATGTTCCCCGATGTAGTAGAGGCAGTACGTGAGGCCTTAGTGTGTAAAGAAGCCATAGTGGAGGGGGAAATAGTAGCCGTGGACCCCGAGACCGGTGACATGAGGCCCTTCCAACAGCTCATGACGAGGAAGAGAAAACACGATGTTCAGAGAGCAATGAAGGAGGTCCCCGTGAAACTGTTCCTATTCGACGCGATATACTGCGATGGCCAGGACCTCACGACGAGGCCTCTCCCAGAGCGCAGGGAGATCTTGGAGAGCATAGTGCGCGAGAGCGAGAGCGTCAAGCTCTCGGAGTACATCGTTGTGGAGAACGCAGAAGAGCTCGAGAGATTCTTCATGAAAGCAGTAGAAAGCGGCGCTGAGGGTGTGATGGTGAAGGCCGTTCATGCGAAAAGCGTCTACCAGGCGGGGAGCAGAGGCTGGCTCTGGATTAAATACAAGAGAGATTATAGGAGCGAGATGATAGACACAGTCGATCTCGTAGTCGTCGGGGCGTTCTACGGGCGTGGCAAGAGGGCGGGTAAGCTTAGCACGCTCCTAATGGCCGCTTACGATGCCGAGGAAGACGTTTATAAGACCGTCTGCAAGGTCGGTACAGGCTTCACCGATGAAGACTTAGCTAGGATGGAGAGCGTGCTAGGCCCCTATATAGTCCGCGAGAAGCCTCCACGCGTCGTAAGCGACTTGGTCCCCGACGTTTGGGTCGAGCCTGTCCTCGTGGCCGAGATAATCGGGGCTGAGCTCACGCTAAGCCCTACGCACACTTGCGGGCGGGACCGCGTGGGAGAGGGAACTGGTATAAGCATCAGGTTTCCGAGATTTCTACGTTGGCGCGATGATAAAAGGGCCGAGGACGCTACCACGTGTAGGGAACTCGTTGAGATGTATAGGTCTCAGTTGAGAAAGGTCGAGGAGGAGCCTATAACGGCGGCAGAGGCCTCGACGCTCGAGAGACCCGAATAA
- the pyrH gene encoding UMP kinase: MSREHAMIGKVRVAIKISGRYVQPDQPGSVAKYAETLRRLWDEGYRPIVVVGGGKIARTYIEAGRALGLSEAALDVLGIEVTRLNARLLASTIGRVALQRPPSSIEQLIEQLEDPLERIIVMGGLQPGQSTGAVAAIAAETAGAKVLVNASRAGGVYDKDPEKHRDARLLRTIKASELSRLLNDRRTLAGTYELIDALALDILRRARITMYVVDGSDPENIAKVLRGEVTGSVVLPE; encoded by the coding sequence TTGAGTAGGGAGCACGCGATGATCGGGAAAGTGAGGGTGGCTATCAAGATAAGCGGTAGATATGTGCAGCCCGATCAGCCAGGCAGCGTGGCCAAATATGCGGAGACGCTTAGGAGGCTCTGGGACGAAGGGTATAGACCTATTGTCGTTGTGGGCGGAGGCAAGATAGCCAGGACGTACATAGAGGCTGGGAGAGCCTTAGGGCTGAGCGAGGCAGCACTCGATGTGCTCGGTATAGAGGTCACGCGCCTAAACGCCAGACTCCTAGCATCGACCATAGGGAGGGTAGCTCTACAGAGACCCCCAAGCTCGATCGAGCAATTGATAGAACAGCTTGAGGACCCGCTCGAGAGGATAATAGTTATGGGAGGCCTCCAACCAGGTCAGTCGACCGGCGCGGTTGCTGCGATAGCCGCCGAGACGGCTGGAGCTAAAGTCTTGGTAAACGCGAGTAGAGCAGGCGGCGTCTACGATAAGGACCCCGAAAAGCACCGAGACGCGAGGCTCCTGAGAACGATTAAAGCGTCCGAGTTGAGCAGGTTACTCAATGATAGAAGGACGCTCGCCGGGACCTACGAGCTCATAGACGCCTTGGCTCTCGACATATTGCGGAGAGCGCGTATAACGATGTACGTGGTCGATGGGAGCGACCCAGAGAACATCGCCAAAGTGCTCCGAGGAGAAGTCACCGGTAGCGTCGTGCTCCCAGAGTGA
- a CDS encoding UbiX family flavin prenyltransferase, with protein sequence MRRYIAVCMTGASGLIYGIRLVDQLLARTDRELAVVYSRGARRVAELELGKDLAILLRELVKGREDRVAIYDENDWLSPLASSSTVPEAVVVAPCSLRTLSDIARGSPRNVIVRAAHSAIRLRRPLVLVVRETPLTAADIENMLRVSLMGAVVLPASPAFYYGPKSIDDIVYFVVGKVLDVLGLEHDLYPKWASRSRESSSSNFMP encoded by the coding sequence TTGAGGAGATATATAGCAGTCTGTATGACCGGGGCCAGCGGTCTGATATACGGTATCAGGCTCGTTGATCAACTTTTGGCTAGGACCGACCGCGAACTGGCCGTGGTCTATAGCCGTGGGGCAAGGCGCGTGGCCGAGCTCGAGCTCGGAAAGGACCTAGCAATTCTGCTCAGAGAGCTCGTCAAGGGGCGTGAAGATAGAGTCGCGATCTACGATGAGAACGACTGGTTGAGTCCTTTGGCGAGCAGTAGCACCGTCCCGGAGGCCGTTGTAGTAGCTCCTTGTAGTCTCAGGACTCTCTCCGACATTGCCCGCGGCTCGCCGAGGAACGTAATAGTTAGAGCTGCGCATTCCGCCATCAGGCTCAGGAGGCCTCTAGTGCTGGTGGTACGAGAGACTCCACTAACCGCCGCGGACATAGAGAATATGTTGAGAGTATCGCTCATGGGAGCTGTGGTGTTGCCGGCCTCTCCCGCCTTCTATTATGGGCCCAAGTCTATTGACGACATCGTCTACTTCGTTGTGGGCAAGGTGTTAGACGTCCTCGGCCTGGAGCACGACCTATACCCCAAATGGGCTTCTCGTTCACGCGAGAGCTCGAGCTCAAACTTTATGCCTTGA
- the lysX gene encoding lysine biosynthesis protein LysX — protein MSVDSPGKALDIMLVVDVVRAEEKLIWRALLQEGLKVAVVNVNQTPLSSEECRARAALIRPVSMYKATYSAAVLESGGCISINSSSSILTCGDKILTYSRLKRSGIPVVESIIAMHSNAALRALLSMKKPLVDKPPIGSWGRMVSLIRDNNDAKTVVEHREMLHCTQEKVHVIQNFIDTGGEDVRCIVVGGECVGCIKRIAGREEWRANVALGGTVEPLSGTEGLELLSELSIKATEAVGAFYAAVDILRSKSEGPLLVNEVNGVPEFKGFMRATGINVGNILVKKILEFIRK, from the coding sequence ATGAGCGTTGACTCTCCCGGGAAGGCACTCGACATCATGTTAGTTGTTGACGTCGTGAGAGCGGAGGAGAAGCTGATCTGGAGAGCTCTTCTACAGGAGGGGCTCAAGGTCGCCGTGGTCAATGTCAATCAGACGCCTCTGAGCTCGGAGGAATGCAGAGCACGGGCGGCTCTAATAAGACCCGTCAGCATGTACAAGGCCACGTACTCCGCCGCTGTCCTCGAGTCGGGAGGTTGCATCTCGATAAACTCAAGCTCCTCGATACTCACATGTGGCGATAAGATTCTCACTTACTCGCGTCTCAAGCGCAGCGGAATCCCAGTGGTAGAATCTATCATTGCAATGCACAGCAACGCCGCTCTCCGAGCTCTCCTCTCAATGAAGAAGCCTCTCGTCGATAAGCCCCCTATAGGTAGCTGGGGCAGGATGGTCTCGCTCATTCGAGATAACAACGATGCCAAGACCGTGGTGGAACACCGCGAGATGCTCCACTGCACGCAGGAGAAGGTCCATGTTATACAGAACTTCATAGATACGGGTGGCGAGGATGTCAGATGCATCGTGGTGGGCGGGGAATGCGTAGGCTGCATAAAGCGCATAGCTGGTCGAGAGGAGTGGAGAGCTAACGTGGCTCTAGGCGGCACGGTTGAGCCCCTAAGCGGCACGGAGGGGCTCGAGCTTCTCTCGGAGCTCTCGATCAAAGCAACGGAGGCCGTGGGGGCCTTCTACGCAGCCGTCGATATTTTGCGTTCAAAGAGCGAGGGGCCTCTGCTCGTCAATGAGGTAAATGGGGTCCCCGAGTTCAAGGGGTTCATGAGAGCTACGGGGATCAACGTAGGAAATATACTAGTAAAAAAGATATTAGAGTTTATAAGGAAATAA
- a CDS encoding lyase family protein — translation MRRYREAALGLGDEFVTKYTSSVVVDEEIREEVVQIMLAHVIHLIELGLIPIDPGRRLVSALLELLEDPNRLRLENMIVEDVHEALEVLLGEKVREAAGYAPLGRSRNDHVAAALRLRLAKRTLKLLRRVLSLRETLVRTSERFLDTPFPLHTHFQPAQISTYGHYLLALEEELRDLSELALIDLKYVLRSPLGAAAGAGTSVPIERDALASSLGFEGVIDNTLYSTSSRGFVLRILHDLASLAVLYSRVATDFYLWSNPALSLIELPSHHVQTSSIMPHKRNPASVEVMRARCIEVLVKPLLASMIEAKLPTGYSLDLQEITKHVWEAFDLLEEATTVLEDLVGRAEPNRAAIEVYLRSFYCGLVEAAELASMRLGLPFRELHAKIASLLRKHGWDCSKVLEALGSELGMELSGLADPVWVLSLRSSLGSPSPAALRDSLSRAREALSLHEMRAREFEKRLEESVEGLKRRARELARGSAS, via the coding sequence ATGAGGAGGTATAGAGAAGCTGCGCTCGGCTTGGGCGATGAATTTGTCACTAAGTACACGAGCAGCGTGGTCGTCGACGAGGAAATTCGCGAAGAAGTCGTGCAGATCATGCTAGCTCACGTCATACACTTGATAGAGCTCGGACTGATCCCGATCGACCCTGGCAGGAGATTGGTGTCCGCTCTCCTAGAGTTGCTCGAAGACCCGAACAGGCTGAGACTTGAGAACATGATAGTTGAGGATGTACACGAGGCTCTCGAGGTTCTCCTCGGAGAGAAGGTGAGAGAAGCGGCGGGCTACGCCCCTCTCGGGAGGAGCAGGAACGACCACGTAGCAGCAGCTCTGAGACTCAGACTAGCCAAGAGGACGTTGAAGCTCCTTCGCCGTGTACTCTCGTTGCGTGAGACGTTGGTGAGGACTTCCGAAAGATTCCTCGACACACCGTTCCCTCTTCATACTCACTTCCAACCAGCGCAGATCTCGACGTACGGGCATTATCTCCTCGCACTCGAGGAGGAGCTGAGAGATCTCAGCGAGTTAGCGCTAATCGATTTAAAGTACGTCTTGAGGAGCCCCTTGGGAGCCGCAGCTGGCGCTGGAACCTCTGTACCGATAGAAAGGGATGCGCTCGCTAGCTCGCTCGGCTTCGAAGGCGTGATCGATAACACGCTTTACTCCACGAGCTCGCGTGGCTTCGTGTTGAGGATCCTTCATGACCTAGCTTCTCTAGCCGTGCTCTATAGCAGAGTAGCCACGGACTTCTATCTATGGAGCAATCCCGCACTATCTCTCATCGAACTCCCGAGTCACCACGTCCAGACTAGCAGTATCATGCCTCACAAGAGAAACCCGGCGAGTGTCGAAGTAATGAGAGCGAGGTGCATAGAGGTGCTCGTCAAGCCTCTCCTCGCCTCAATGATAGAAGCCAAGCTCCCCACGGGATATAGCTTGGATCTGCAGGAGATCACGAAGCATGTATGGGAGGCATTCGATTTACTCGAGGAAGCCACGACGGTGTTAGAAGACCTCGTGGGTCGGGCCGAGCCGAACAGAGCCGCGATCGAGGTCTATCTGAGGTCGTTTTATTGCGGACTTGTCGAGGCCGCGGAGCTCGCTTCCATGCGCCTCGGTCTTCCCTTCAGGGAACTACACGCCAAGATAGCCTCGCTGCTAAGAAAACACGGGTGGGACTGTTCGAAAGTCCTCGAGGCGCTTGGCTCGGAGCTCGGGATGGAGCTCTCCGGCCTAGCCGACCCAGTCTGGGTGCTCTCTCTCAGGAGCTCGCTCGGCTCGCCTTCGCCAGCGGCGCTGCGAGATTCTCTGTCGAGAGCGCGAGAGGCTCTCTCTTTACACGAGATGCGAGCGAGGGAGTTCGAGAAGAGGCTCGAGGAATCGGTCGAGGGGCTCAAGAGGCGAGCGAGGGAGCTCGCGCGAGGGAGTGCGAGTTGA
- a CDS encoding argininosuccinate synthase: protein MRVVLAYSGGLDTTVSVALLRERLEAEVITVTVNVGQREDFHEIESRAYAAGASKHYTIDGVAEFAEKYILPCIMLNCCYEEKYPLGTALARPFIAKVLAEVARLEGADAVAHGSTSKGNDQVRFDLTLMVEAPGAKILTPVRMWRLTRDWEIEYAKKRGLPIKVDPSKKYSVDENLWSRSVEGGPIDDESLPPPEDAFEWTISPEKAPNDPLAIELEFAQGRPIALNGERLALHELIARLNFEAGRHAIGRIDMIENRLVGLKSREIYEAPAATVLLTAHKELEKLVLTPREYRLKRTLDFEWSDLVYQGLWYEPARSVIQKMAEEMNSYVTGRVSLRAYKGALSVVGRESPYSLYSKTKADYERGWFPSEEEAVGFIKIWGMHSIDAYLKRRAVGL from the coding sequence GTGAGGGTCGTCCTTGCGTACAGCGGAGGACTCGATACAACCGTATCCGTGGCTCTGCTCAGAGAGAGGCTCGAAGCCGAGGTGATAACCGTCACGGTAAACGTGGGGCAGAGAGAGGACTTCCACGAGATAGAGAGCAGAGCGTATGCGGCCGGGGCTTCGAAGCATTACACGATCGATGGGGTAGCCGAGTTCGCGGAGAAATACATCTTGCCCTGTATAATGCTGAACTGCTGCTACGAGGAGAAGTATCCCCTCGGCACGGCGCTCGCTCGCCCATTCATAGCTAAGGTATTAGCCGAGGTTGCTAGACTTGAGGGGGCCGACGCGGTCGCGCACGGTTCCACCAGCAAGGGAAACGATCAGGTCAGATTTGACTTAACGCTCATGGTGGAAGCCCCTGGAGCTAAGATACTAACTCCCGTTAGGATGTGGAGATTAACGCGTGATTGGGAAATAGAGTATGCTAAGAAGAGAGGTTTGCCCATTAAGGTCGATCCAAGCAAGAAGTACAGCGTCGATGAAAATCTATGGTCGAGGAGCGTAGAGGGCGGGCCCATAGACGACGAGTCTCTCCCTCCACCGGAGGACGCCTTCGAGTGGACGATATCTCCCGAGAAGGCGCCAAACGACCCTCTCGCTATTGAGCTCGAATTCGCGCAAGGAAGACCCATCGCGCTAAACGGCGAGAGGCTCGCGCTACACGAGCTAATAGCTCGTCTAAACTTCGAAGCCGGGCGCCACGCCATAGGTAGGATCGATATGATAGAGAATAGGCTCGTGGGACTCAAATCGAGGGAGATCTACGAGGCTCCCGCCGCAACAGTATTACTCACGGCGCACAAAGAACTCGAGAAGCTTGTCCTGACGCCTCGTGAGTACAGGCTCAAGAGGACGCTGGACTTCGAGTGGAGCGACCTAGTATATCAGGGTCTGTGGTACGAGCCAGCACGCTCTGTTATACAAAAGATGGCGGAGGAAATGAACTCCTACGTCACGGGGCGAGTCAGTCTCAGGGCCTATAAGGGGGCCCTCTCCGTGGTGGGGAGAGAGAGTCCCTACTCGCTTTACTCGAAGACCAAGGCGGACTACGAGAGGGGATGGTTCCCGTCGGAGGAGGAGGCCGTAGGCTTCATAAAAATCTGGGGCATGCACAGCATCGACGCCTACCTCAAGAGGAGAGCTGTCGGCCTATGA
- a CDS encoding methionine adenosyltransferase gives MNPKEFISVEEVAWPPPDKMEVELVERKGLGHPDYMADSASEEASLALCRYYLSNYGRILHHNLDKTLVVGGQSEPKFGGGELKQPIYIIVAGRATTEVISETGREQVPVGPLILRAVKDWISRNMRFLDPEEHVIVDYKVGRGSADLRGIFEAGDSIPLANDTSFGSGFYPLTTLERLVYETERMLNSRSFKQKIPELGEDVKVMGLRRGRKIKLTIAGALISLLVDDIQHYISVKEQVVSSVLDLAAKLAGDYDVEVYMNTGDIIERGIVYLTVTGTSAEHGDDGATGRGNRVNGLNTPLRPMSLEAAAGKNPVNHVGKIYNVLAQNASKKIYEETGERWGVLVQILSQIGRPINRPLIAAVKFLTSPGSISNEVRSAAEAIMLEELDNIAKYTKMIVEGSVQLF, from the coding sequence GTGAATCCCAAGGAATTCATCAGCGTTGAGGAGGTCGCGTGGCCTCCTCCAGACAAAATGGAGGTCGAACTCGTCGAGAGAAAGGGTCTAGGTCATCCAGACTACATGGCGGACTCCGCCTCGGAGGAAGCCAGCCTCGCCCTCTGTAGATATTATCTCTCGAACTACGGGAGAATCCTGCATCACAACCTTGACAAGACCCTAGTGGTCGGGGGGCAATCCGAGCCGAAATTCGGCGGAGGTGAGCTGAAGCAGCCGATATACATCATCGTGGCTGGCAGAGCCACCACGGAGGTGATCTCAGAGACTGGGCGCGAGCAGGTGCCCGTGGGGCCGCTCATATTGAGAGCCGTTAAAGATTGGATCAGTAGAAACATGCGATTCCTCGATCCCGAAGAGCACGTGATCGTTGATTACAAAGTCGGGAGAGGAAGCGCCGACTTGCGCGGAATATTCGAGGCGGGAGATTCGATCCCGCTAGCCAACGACACAAGCTTCGGCTCCGGCTTCTATCCTCTGACAACGCTGGAGAGACTAGTTTACGAGACTGAGCGCATGTTGAACAGTAGGAGCTTCAAGCAGAAGATCCCAGAGCTGGGCGAAGACGTGAAAGTCATGGGCCTCAGGCGCGGGCGTAAAATAAAGCTCACCATAGCTGGTGCTCTCATAAGCCTCCTAGTCGACGATATTCAGCACTACATCAGCGTGAAGGAGCAAGTTGTCAGCTCGGTGCTCGATCTAGCCGCTAAGCTTGCTGGAGACTACGATGTAGAGGTCTATATGAACACCGGAGATATCATAGAACGCGGCATAGTCTACTTGACGGTGACGGGGACTAGCGCCGAGCACGGAGACGATGGGGCCACCGGTCGAGGAAATAGAGTAAACGGCCTCAATACACCGCTGAGACCGATGAGCCTCGAGGCTGCCGCAGGAAAGAATCCCGTGAACCACGTGGGCAAGATCTATAACGTGCTGGCTCAGAACGCGAGCAAGAAAATCTACGAAGAGACGGGAGAGCGTTGGGGCGTGCTGGTTCAAATTTTGAGCCAAATAGGGAGACCTATTAACAGGCCTCTGATCGCAGCCGTGAAGTTCCTGACATCGCCCGGCTCGATTAGCAACGAGGTAAGGTCTGCTGCCGAAGCGATAATGCTCGAGGAGTTGGATAATATCGCAAAGTACACCAAGATGATCGTGGAGGGGAGCGTTCAGCTATTTTAG
- a CDS encoding U6 snRNA-associated Sm-like protein LSm6 translates to MKSISKERQEKESETAHAASGSKKSAPPLKYLRDARGRSVLVKLKDGGEFVGVLDFSDNTMNVILKDCLELRESNNEPKARHGTILIRGSNILFISLNYTA, encoded by the coding sequence TTGAAGTCTATCTCGAAAGAGCGCCAAGAGAAAGAGAGCGAGACCGCGCACGCCGCTTCAGGCTCCAAGAAATCAGCGCCGCCTCTGAAATACCTAAGAGATGCGCGTGGCAGGAGCGTCCTCGTGAAGCTGAAGGACGGGGGAGAATTCGTCGGCGTGTTAGACTTCTCGGACAACACTATGAACGTGATACTCAAGGACTGTCTCGAGCTCAGAGAATCCAATAATGAGCCTAAGGCCAGACATGGAACTATACTTATCAGAGGGAGCAATATACTATTTATCAGCTTAAATTATACCGCGTGA
- a CDS encoding class I SAM-dependent methyltransferase, translated as MPSDQGESMIAEYYDNLAESYEELYGEEQLVKYFSVARRISSAFRGRLLDAGCGTLLLWEFAQRAGLSEQIEYYVGADLSEKMLLKGLERSISSWKADVVRASISALPFRPACFDSSFALTVLLGSHIEEQVANAVKRLAEVSREVVISVVEEASIERSFLERIKCDYWRVGRELFYRIETSTLT; from the coding sequence GTGCCCTCGGATCAGGGCGAGTCGATGATTGCCGAGTACTACGACAATTTAGCGGAGAGCTACGAGGAGCTCTACGGCGAGGAGCAGCTAGTTAAATATTTCTCGGTGGCTCGCAGAATTTCGTCGGCTTTCAGGGGCAGGTTACTTGATGCAGGCTGCGGAACGCTCCTCCTGTGGGAATTCGCTCAGAGAGCTGGTTTGAGCGAACAAATTGAGTATTACGTCGGAGCAGACCTCAGCGAGAAGATGCTCCTAAAGGGCTTAGAGCGATCTATTTCCTCCTGGAAGGCCGACGTAGTTAGAGCCAGCATATCGGCTCTCCCCTTCAGGCCGGCGTGTTTTGACTCCTCTTTCGCGCTGACGGTATTGTTGGGTTCGCACATCGAAGAGCAGGTCGCGAATGCCGTGAAAAGACTCGCCGAGGTCTCGCGAGAGGTCGTGATCTCGGTGGTCGAGGAGGCCTCGATAGAGAGGAGCTTCCTCGAGAGGATCAAGTGTGACTATTGGCGCGTGGGGCGCGAGCTCTTCTACAGGATCGAGACTTCTACCTTGACTTAA
- a CDS encoding RimK family alpha-L-glutamate ligase has protein sequence MSRASSRETLGVMHQSSVPPPSARDLLEEARRLGLRAFYMRPQELAACVSGEEPSLIRRGELLRLDVLLVRGLGHPLSVEQLAYRLSLLRHIELQGTLVTNSSLSIELARNKFLALLKLREAGVPVPPTLITESLPLALRFVEKWGSVVVKPVIGSMGRGVILLRDPDIAYAVFRQLLTWSQPLMLQKYYEKIGNRDLRVLVINGEPYVAYYRVAREGSFKTNVAQGAKIEPAGSSFGDLGELAIRAAKALGLFYAGVDIMETSEGSFVLEVNASPNWKGAKILGYNPAAKLIEELIKARRR, from the coding sequence TTGAGTCGAGCCAGCTCACGAGAGACCCTAGGAGTGATGCATCAAAGCTCTGTGCCTCCGCCTTCCGCGAGGGACCTACTCGAGGAGGCGAGGAGGCTCGGGCTCAGAGCCTTCTACATGAGGCCGCAGGAGCTGGCTGCGTGCGTCTCTGGCGAGGAGCCTTCCTTAATTAGGAGGGGGGAGCTTCTTCGCCTCGATGTGCTGCTCGTTAGAGGGCTCGGGCATCCTCTCAGTGTCGAGCAGTTAGCCTACAGATTAAGCTTACTGAGGCACATCGAGTTACAAGGAACGCTGGTGACGAATAGCAGCCTCTCCATAGAGCTCGCGAGGAACAAATTTCTTGCTCTGCTCAAATTGAGAGAAGCCGGGGTCCCCGTTCCCCCCACTCTGATCACGGAAAGTCTCCCGCTCGCTCTGAGATTCGTGGAGAAGTGGGGCAGCGTCGTAGTGAAGCCCGTAATAGGAAGCATGGGGCGCGGCGTGATTTTGCTCAGGGATCCCGACATCGCGTATGCTGTCTTCAGACAGCTCCTCACGTGGTCTCAACCTCTAATGCTCCAGAAGTACTACGAGAAAATCGGCAACAGGGATCTTCGTGTCCTGGTTATAAATGGAGAGCCTTATGTGGCGTACTACAGGGTTGCGAGAGAGGGGAGCTTTAAGACTAACGTAGCGCAGGGCGCGAAGATCGAGCCCGCTGGGTCAAGCTTTGGAGACTTAGGCGAGTTGGCGATCAGAGCGGCGAAAGCGCTCGGCCTATTCTACGCCGGAGTCGATATAATGGAAACGAGCGAGGGGAGCTTCGTATTAGAGGTAAATGCTTCGCCCAATTGGAAAGGCGCCAAGATTCTCGGCTATAACCCGGCAGCTAAGCTCATAGAGGAGCTGATAAAAGCTCGCAGAAGGTGA
- a CDS encoding TATA-box-binding protein produces MGVLRDAHGPTANIENIVATVTLEHPLDLHEIEREVPGIEYNPDQFPGLVFRLNRPKVTALIFKSGKMVVTGAKNTQELIRAVKKIIKVLYDHGIKIRGKPKIQIQNIVASANLGVEVNLEEAAYKLENNMYEPEQFPGLIYRMRDPHVVLLIFSSGKMVITGAKREGEVFEAVEKVYDRLRELGCIIERGSSLGREEIEFF; encoded by the coding sequence GTGGGAGTTCTCCGCGATGCTCACGGTCCTACAGCTAACATAGAAAACATAGTAGCGACGGTGACGCTGGAGCACCCACTGGATCTACACGAGATAGAGCGCGAGGTGCCTGGAATAGAGTACAATCCCGATCAGTTCCCCGGGCTGGTCTTCAGATTAAATAGGCCTAAAGTAACTGCTCTCATATTTAAATCTGGAAAAATGGTCGTAACTGGAGCTAAAAATACTCAAGAATTAATTAGAGCAGTCAAAAAGATAATAAAAGTTTTATATGATCATGGAATAAAGATCAGAGGTAAACCGAAGATACAGATCCAGAATATAGTCGCCTCGGCTAACTTGGGAGTCGAAGTTAATTTGGAAGAAGCCGCCTACAAGCTCGAAAACAACATGTACGAACCCGAGCAGTTTCCCGGACTGATATACCGTATGAGAGACCCACACGTCGTGCTTCTGATATTTAGCAGCGGGAAGATGGTGATCACCGGAGCCAAGAGAGAGGGGGAAGTCTTCGAGGCAGTGGAGAAAGTATACGATAGACTCCGAGAGTTAGGATGCATCATAGAGAGGGGCTCTTCGCTGGGGAGAGAAGAGATAGAATTCTTCTGA